The DNA sequence ATTTTCTGTAATAATAAATGGGCTGCTTCTGGATTTCTGAAACAGAAACTTTTAGCAACATCCCAAGCTTTAGAACCTTTACCTTCGATGCAATAACAAAGGATTGTCCATGGTGAACCTGCAAAACCGATTAATGGAATATCATTGTCCAGCTTAATTAAAGTAAGTTCGATGGCGTCAAAAACATATCCTAAGGTTTCATTAACATCAGGAACTTCGATATTTTGAACATCTTCTAAAGTACGAATTGGCTTTTCTAACCAAGGACCAATTCCTTCTCTCATCTCGAAATCCATTCCCATTGCTTGGGGAACAACTAGGATATCTGAGAACAAAATCGCTGCATCCAAAGGATATCTGCGAATCGGCATCATGGTAATTTCCGACGCCAATTCTGGCGTACGACATCTGGTGAAGAAATCATATTCATCACGCATCGCACGAAATTCAGGCAAAAATCTTCCTGCCTGTCTCATCATCCAAACCGGCGGACGTTCTACTGTTTCGCCTCTTAATGCCTTTAAATATAAATCGTTTTTAATCATAATCTTTAAATAAAATCAGAAACAAAAGTTTCTTAATGGCAGTTTATCGCTGCTCCTTCTTTTTTAATCAATTTAAGCAAAGCACTTAGGTCATTGTCTTTGCCTATAAATATTTGTTGGGTGGTATGTTTTTTAACTTCTGCTCCAGTCGTTTCGCCAATCGCATAGATTTGCTGAAAGTCTAAATTGTTATTCTCAATGAAACTGCGCACACCACTTGGTGAGAAAAACGCAATTGAATCGTAATTCTTCTCTACTTTCGGATACAACAATTCAGTTTCATAAACGACTACTTTCTTATAACCGATATTTTGCAATGGTAGTTTTTCCTGAAGAATGTCTAAAGCTAAGTTCCCACAAAAGTGAAGAAACTTTTCTTTTCCGCAGTTATCGACAATAAATTCTGAAAGTTCTTTTGCGTTCTTTTTGGTCTTAAAAACTCCAAAACCATATTTTCGCAAGTGAGCTTTGGTTTTCTTTCCAACGCAGTAAATTTTGTTGAAATTTTTATCGGCAAAGTTTTCATGCGGTTTAAAACCATTTTTAAAAAATGACTCAACCCCATTTACACTTGTAAAAATTAAAGATTTGTTTCCTAAAGGAAATGGCGAAAGTTCAAGAAGATTGATTTTAATAACCTCTAAAAAATGGCTTGAAAATTCTGTTCCCAGTATATCAGAAACTTCCTTTTCATCAAGCTTTTTTGTAAACAGAATATTCATTAAAAATAAATTATCAATAATTCCTATTATATAGAACGGTTGCGAATATTACTAAAGATGCAGTTTAATTTCCTGCATCAATTCTCTTCCGCCGTCTTTTAAAATTTTCTGAGCTAATTTTTCTCCAAAATTCTCGTGGTCATTCCAAGTGAAAATTTCGTCGATTTCCATAGAAGTTTTACCATCTATAGAACACAGTCTGCCGATAAACCGCACTTCGTTTTTGTCATTAATCTCTGCAAAAGCACCGATTGGCGCAGTACAACCTCCTTCTAAAGTTTTTAAGAAATTTCTTTCAATATCGATACAAATCTGAGTTTCACGATGGTTTACATCTTTGAAGAATTCTTTAATATCATGATCATCAGCTCTTGCGGTAACGGCAACAACTCCTTGTGCGGGAGCAGAAATCATCATCGGAAGAAATTCATAATCAATAGATAATTTCATTCTTTCAATTGCTGCCAATGAAAATAAAGTAGCATCGAAATCCTGATCTTCTAATTTCTGAAGACGTGTTTGCACATTTCCACGGATATCACAAAATTCCGTGTCCGGAAAATGTTTTGCCCAGAATGCACGGCGTCTTAAACTGCTGGTCGCAATTTTCAACTCATGCAATTCTTTGTCTTTAGAAGTCGATTTTCTTACTAAAACATCTTGTGGATAATCCCGTTGTAAAACAGCGATAATCTCCACATTATGCGGAAGTTGAGTTGGAATATCTTTTAAAGAATGAACGGCGATATCAACTTCTTTATTCAATAAAGCAATATCTAAATCTTTAGTAAAAACCCCGGTAATCCCCATCGCATAAAGAGGTTCGGTAAGGTTTTTATCTCCAGTTGAAACAATCGGAGTGATATCAGTCTTGTAATTATTGTTTTGCAAGTTTCTGGCAACTTCTCTTGCCTGCCACAATGCAAGTGGCGAGTTTCGTGTACCTATTTTAATGCTTCTCATTGAACTCTTTATTTGGTTGCTCTACTAAAATTTCGTGCATTAATTTACTAATTTCTTCGGCTTTCCAAGGATTATCGATGATGAATTTTGCGAAACGATTCGTGATTTTCTGAATCATCTTGTCGGAAAGCTTCATATCATCCACTTCTATATAGTTATGTTTCTTGTGAATTTTATGCATTTCATTGCGCTCTATGTTCTTTAGCGATGCTTTGAAATGATGAATATTGGGAGCTAATTTTCTTTTCTTTTCCCATTCCAGAAAGTCTTTGGTCATTTCTTTAATGATTTCCTCTGCTTTTGGAATTTCTTTTTGTCGTTGCACCATCGTCTCATTGATGTGAAGAGATAACTGATCAACATCAACCAAACTTACATTTTCATTCTCAGTAACATCTTTCGCTACATTATTTGGAATCGAAAGATCAATCACCAAGGTTTCTTTCCCATTAGG is a window from the Kaistella flava (ex Peng et al. 2021) genome containing:
- the hemC gene encoding hydroxymethylbilane synthase, translated to MRSIKIGTRNSPLALWQAREVARNLQNNNYKTDITPIVSTGDKNLTEPLYAMGITGVFTKDLDIALLNKEVDIAVHSLKDIPTQLPHNVEIIAVLQRDYPQDVLVRKSTSKDKELHELKIATSSLRRRAFWAKHFPDTEFCDIRGNVQTRLQKLEDQDFDATLFSLAAIERMKLSIDYEFLPMMISAPAQGVVAVTARADDHDIKEFFKDVNHRETQICIDIERNFLKTLEGGCTAPIGAFAEINDKNEVRFIGRLCSIDGKTSMEIDEIFTWNDHENFGEKLAQKILKDGGRELMQEIKLHL
- a CDS encoding uroporphyrinogen-III synthase, whose translation is MNILFTKKLDEKEVSDILGTEFSSHFLEVIKINLLELSPFPLGNKSLIFTSVNGVESFFKNGFKPHENFADKNFNKIYCVGKKTKAHLRKYGFGVFKTKKNAKELSEFIVDNCGKEKFLHFCGNLALDILQEKLPLQNIGYKKVVVYETELLYPKVEKNYDSIAFFSPSGVRSFIENNNLDFQQIYAIGETTGAEVKKHTTQQIFIGKDNDLSALLKLIKKEGAAINCH
- the hemE gene encoding uroporphyrinogen decarboxylase, translated to MIKNDLYLKALRGETVERPPVWMMRQAGRFLPEFRAMRDEYDFFTRCRTPELASEITMMPIRRYPLDAAILFSDILVVPQAMGMDFEMREGIGPWLEKPIRTLEDVQNIEVPDVNETLGYVFDAIELTLIKLDNDIPLIGFAGSPWTILCYCIEGKGSKAWDVAKSFCFRNPEAAHLLLQKITDTTIAYLKRKVEKGVSAVQVFDSWGGSLSPEDYQIFSWPYINQIVEALSPLTHVVVFGKGCWFALEEMTLSKVSALGVDWTITPELARTLTNHTMTLQGNFDPNRLNSSPETITKMVTEMINRFGKDRYIANLGHGILPNIPLENAEAFIRAVVDWKPN